The Equus caballus isolate H_3958 breed thoroughbred chromosome 13, TB-T2T, whole genome shotgun sequence genome includes a window with the following:
- the CTF1 gene encoding cardiotrophin-1 isoform X3 produces MSRREGSLDPQTDSSISSLPHLEAKIHQTHSLARLLTKYAEQLLQEYVQHQGDPFGLPGFSPPRLPVAGLSAPAPGHAGLPAPERLRLDAAALAALPPLLDVVRRRQAELNPRAPRLLRRLEDAARQARALGAAVEAVLAALGAETRGPRPEPAAAAAAAAAAAGVFLAKVLGLRVCGLYRDWVSRTEADLGQLVPGCPA; encoded by the exons ATGAGCCGGAGGGAGGGAAGTCTGG ACCCCCAGACTGACTCCTCAATCTCATCCCTTCCCCACTTGGAGGCCAAGATCCATCAGACACACAGCCTTGCCCGCCTCCTCACCAAATATGCTGAGCAGCTGCTCCAGGAATAT GTGCAGCACCAGGGAGACCCCTTCGGGCTGCCCGGCTTCTCGCCCCCGCGGCTGCCGGTGGCCGGCCTGAGCGCCCCGGCCCCGGGCCACGCGGGCCTGCCCGCGCCCGAGCGCCTGCGGCTGGACGCGGCGGCGCTGGCCGCGCTGCCGCCGCTGCTCGATGTGGTGCGCCGCCGCCAGGCCGAGCTGAACCCGCGCGCGCCGCGCCTGCTGCGGCGCCTGGAGGACGCGGCGCGCCAGGCCCGGGCCCTGGGCGCCGCCGTGGAGGCCGTGCTGGCTGCGCTGGGTGCCGAGACCCGCGGGCCCCGGCCCgagcccgccgccgccgccgccgccgccgccgccgccgccggcgtcTTCCTGGCCAAAGTGCTGGGGCTCCGCGTGTGCGGCCTCTACCGCGACTGGGTGAGCCGCACCGAGGCCGACCTGGGCCAGCTGGTGCCCGGGTGCCCGGCCTGA
- the CTF1 gene encoding cardiotrophin-1 isoform X2 has protein sequence MSRREGSLEDPQTDSSISSLPHLEAKIHQTHSLARLLTKYAEQLLQEYVQHQGDPFGLPGFSPPRLPVAGLSAPAPGHAGLPAPERLRLDAAALAALPPLLDVVRRRQAELNPRAPRLLRRLEDAARQARALGAAVEAVLAALGAETRGPRPEPAAAAAAAAAAAGVFLAKVLGLRVCGLYRDWVSRTEADLGQLVPGCPA, from the exons ATGAGCCGGAGGGAGGGAAGTCTGG AAGACCCCCAGACTGACTCCTCAATCTCATCCCTTCCCCACTTGGAGGCCAAGATCCATCAGACACACAGCCTTGCCCGCCTCCTCACCAAATATGCTGAGCAGCTGCTCCAGGAATAT GTGCAGCACCAGGGAGACCCCTTCGGGCTGCCCGGCTTCTCGCCCCCGCGGCTGCCGGTGGCCGGCCTGAGCGCCCCGGCCCCGGGCCACGCGGGCCTGCCCGCGCCCGAGCGCCTGCGGCTGGACGCGGCGGCGCTGGCCGCGCTGCCGCCGCTGCTCGATGTGGTGCGCCGCCGCCAGGCCGAGCTGAACCCGCGCGCGCCGCGCCTGCTGCGGCGCCTGGAGGACGCGGCGCGCCAGGCCCGGGCCCTGGGCGCCGCCGTGGAGGCCGTGCTGGCTGCGCTGGGTGCCGAGACCCGCGGGCCCCGGCCCgagcccgccgccgccgccgccgccgccgccgccgccgccggcgtcTTCCTGGCCAAAGTGCTGGGGCTCCGCGTGTGCGGCCTCTACCGCGACTGGGTGAGCCGCACCGAGGCCGACCTGGGCCAGCTGGTGCCCGGGTGCCCGGCCTGA
- the CTF1 gene encoding cardiotrophin-1 isoform X1: MIQQFHSQVVNTQQKQKRVGMSTKSTGMFIALFIIASNWKQPINRRVEMNYSLFTLWTQQENDALLHPTTGTCLVKEVRFNKDPQTDSSISSLPHLEAKIHQTHSLARLLTKYAEQLLQEYVQHQGDPFGLPGFSPPRLPVAGLSAPAPGHAGLPAPERLRLDAAALAALPPLLDVVRRRQAELNPRAPRLLRRLEDAARQARALGAAVEAVLAALGAETRGPRPEPAAAAAAAAAAAGVFLAKVLGLRVCGLYRDWVSRTEADLGQLVPGCPA, from the exons atgatccagcaattccactcccaggtcgTCAACACCCAACAGAAACAGAAACGTGTAGGTATGAGCACCAAGAGTACTGGAATGTTCatagcactattcataatagcctcaaactggaaacaacccattAACAGGAGAGTGGAAATGAACTATAGCTTGTTCACACTATGGACACAGCAAGAGAATGATGCCCTGCTACACCCAACCACAGGGACATGTCTCGTGAAAGAAGTCAGATTCAACA AAGACCCCCAGACTGACTCCTCAATCTCATCCCTTCCCCACTTGGAGGCCAAGATCCATCAGACACACAGCCTTGCCCGCCTCCTCACCAAATATGCTGAGCAGCTGCTCCAGGAATAT GTGCAGCACCAGGGAGACCCCTTCGGGCTGCCCGGCTTCTCGCCCCCGCGGCTGCCGGTGGCCGGCCTGAGCGCCCCGGCCCCGGGCCACGCGGGCCTGCCCGCGCCCGAGCGCCTGCGGCTGGACGCGGCGGCGCTGGCCGCGCTGCCGCCGCTGCTCGATGTGGTGCGCCGCCGCCAGGCCGAGCTGAACCCGCGCGCGCCGCGCCTGCTGCGGCGCCTGGAGGACGCGGCGCGCCAGGCCCGGGCCCTGGGCGCCGCCGTGGAGGCCGTGCTGGCTGCGCTGGGTGCCGAGACCCGCGGGCCCCGGCCCgagcccgccgccgccgccgccgccgccgccgccgccgccggcgtcTTCCTGGCCAAAGTGCTGGGGCTCCGCGTGTGCGGCCTCTACCGCGACTGGGTGAGCCGCACCGAGGCCGACCTGGGCCAGCTGGTGCCCGGGTGCCCGGCCTGA